One Dethiobacter alkaliphilus AHT 1 DNA window includes the following coding sequences:
- a CDS encoding (2Fe-2S) ferredoxin domain-containing protein, translating to MKKLTNKDELQALRQQAQQEIAERNQNKNRIIVGMGTCGIAAGAQDVVNEILKELQRRHITNVEVVRTGCIGMCEREVLIDVVRAGEDRVTYGQVVPRDIPRIIGEHIVNGRIVEDMVVGRLTAV from the coding sequence ATGAAAAAACTAACCAATAAAGATGAATTGCAGGCCTTGCGCCAGCAGGCACAGCAAGAAATTGCCGAGCGCAATCAAAATAAAAACCGGATTATTGTGGGCATGGGTACCTGCGGGATTGCTGCCGGTGCCCAGGACGTAGTCAATGAAATATTAAAAGAGCTGCAAAGGCGCCACATCACCAATGTGGAAGTGGTCAGAACGGGCTGCATCGGTATGTGCGAGCGAGAAGTACTGATTGATGTGGTTCGCGCCGGTGAAGACCGCGTCACATATGGCCAGGTAGTCCCCCGCGATATCCCGCGGATTATCGGCGAACATATCGTCAATGGCCGCATCGTTGAAGACATGGTTGTAGGTCGGCTTACCGCCGTCTAG
- the nuoE gene encoding NADH-quinone oxidoreductase subunit NuoE, producing the protein MALEAAHEKCTDFIANGTHHKMEALMQKYQGKPEMLITVLQQAQDIYGFLPESVLLRIAEALDLSMAKIYGVVTFYSQFHLKPRGRNVIRVCQGTACHVRGVGRIMDKIKEELGIAEGETSEDLRFTLESVACIGACGLAPVIMINNDTHGRLTADRVKLILPLYE; encoded by the coding sequence ATGGCTTTGGAGGCTGCACACGAAAAATGCACGGATTTTATAGCAAACGGCACTCATCACAAAATGGAGGCCCTGATGCAGAAGTATCAGGGGAAACCGGAAATGCTGATTACCGTGCTGCAACAGGCACAAGACATTTATGGTTTTCTTCCGGAAAGCGTATTGCTGCGCATCGCTGAAGCACTGGATCTTTCCATGGCAAAAATCTATGGCGTTGTAACTTTTTATTCCCAGTTCCACCTTAAACCTCGTGGACGCAACGTAATCCGAGTTTGCCAGGGAACTGCCTGCCACGTACGGGGTGTTGGCAGAATTATGGATAAAATCAAGGAGGAGTTGGGCATCGCCGAAGGGGAAACATCGGAAGACTTGCGCTTTACCCTGGAATCGGTGGCCTGCATTGGCGCCTGTGGACTTGCACCGGTGATTATGATCAACAATGATACCCACGGACGTCTCACTGCGGACCGCGTCAAGTTAATCCTTCCCCTGTATGAATAA
- a CDS encoding sigma 54-interacting transcriptional regulator: MPVVRTESNLCKRCYACVRNCPVKAIKVEDGQASVTEASCITCGACKNVCSQQAKQIRRDVDNVRQLLEKDSTVVALMAPAFAAAFDYTPYQVLGAMKEAGFSQVCEVAYGAELVAREYNRMFADKRLAEPLLTSPCPAVINLIEKHYPRLVSQLIPVVSPMIAAARLARKIYGERINTVFIGPCVAKKSEINHPSVSGDVDYALTFSELKELLSDRNCTPGIAAPAEFDGWGATLGGAFPLAGGLLKAAGLENDILAEQFVVVEGRQEVMETLHAIETKQFSPALIDILYCRGCIDGPDLHNSQSLNQRKKKVIDFIRQRRPAVKEPPEAGKIKLSRKFIALAQKALQPSEHEIRDILKATGKFNVSDELNCGACGYDTCRDKAKAVYHGLAEANMCLPFLLHKSEQEIAHYRQEIQLMETFQGISQQIIGDSKKVKTAKNFVLKAAQSASTVLLLGESGTGKGLFARAIHFSGNRKDGPFIKVNCSAIPETLLESELFGYEEGSFTGAQKGGKIGKFELANGGTIFLDEIGDMPFNMQAKMLRVLQEREIERIGGHHSIPIDVRVIAATNRDLREEIKANRFREDLYYRLDVLSISIPPLREMASDIPVLTQSLIERICKKHHVPPKKVSEEVMGVFCRYPWPGNVRELENMLERLLNLVEEDIINIDHLPAHLWQHIQSSRYLASGHSLDNMTSEVERDAIINALKATKNNRSKAAKLLGLHRSTFYEKLKRYDLL, translated from the coding sequence TTGCCTGTAGTCCGAACAGAATCCAATCTTTGCAAAAGGTGCTATGCCTGTGTGCGCAACTGCCCGGTAAAGGCCATCAAGGTGGAAGACGGCCAGGCCAGTGTCACCGAGGCCTCCTGCATAACATGCGGGGCATGTAAAAATGTTTGCTCACAGCAAGCCAAACAAATTCGCCGTGACGTGGACAACGTCAGGCAGCTGCTGGAAAAAGACAGTACCGTGGTGGCCCTGATGGCACCTGCTTTTGCCGCCGCCTTTGACTATACGCCATATCAGGTTTTAGGCGCCATGAAAGAGGCCGGCTTTTCCCAGGTCTGTGAAGTGGCATATGGTGCTGAACTGGTGGCCCGGGAATATAATCGCATGTTTGCCGACAAGCGCCTGGCCGAACCACTGCTCACCTCACCCTGTCCTGCTGTTATTAACCTGATTGAAAAACACTACCCCCGCCTGGTGTCACAACTGATTCCGGTGGTTTCCCCCATGATTGCCGCGGCCCGGCTGGCCCGGAAAATATATGGGGAACGTATCAACACCGTATTCATCGGCCCCTGTGTGGCAAAGAAAAGTGAAATAAACCATCCATCCGTCTCCGGCGACGTTGATTATGCACTGACTTTCTCCGAACTGAAAGAATTGCTAAGTGATCGCAACTGCACCCCCGGCATAGCCGCACCTGCCGAATTTGACGGTTGGGGCGCAACCCTGGGAGGGGCTTTTCCCCTGGCAGGGGGCTTGCTTAAGGCGGCCGGTCTGGAAAACGACATTCTGGCAGAACAGTTTGTTGTGGTGGAAGGCCGGCAGGAAGTGATGGAAACACTGCATGCCATTGAAACAAAACAGTTTTCTCCGGCTCTGATAGACATCCTTTATTGCAGGGGCTGCATCGATGGCCCCGACCTGCACAATTCCCAGTCTTTAAACCAGCGCAAAAAAAAGGTTATTGATTTTATCCGGCAGAGGCGCCCGGCCGTTAAAGAACCTCCCGAGGCCGGTAAGATTAAATTATCCAGAAAGTTCATCGCTTTGGCACAAAAAGCCCTGCAGCCCAGCGAGCATGAAATCCGGGATATTTTAAAAGCCACCGGCAAATTCAATGTCTCCGATGAATTAAACTGCGGCGCCTGCGGGTACGACACCTGCCGGGACAAAGCAAAAGCTGTTTATCATGGACTGGCGGAAGCCAACATGTGCCTGCCGTTTTTACTGCATAAATCCGAACAGGAAATCGCTCATTACCGTCAGGAAATCCAGCTGATGGAAACCTTTCAGGGCATATCACAGCAAATTATCGGCGATTCCAAAAAAGTTAAAACGGCCAAGAATTTTGTCCTCAAAGCAGCACAAAGCGCATCAACGGTTTTATTACTGGGTGAAAGCGGCACCGGTAAAGGATTGTTTGCCCGGGCCATCCACTTTAGCGGCAACCGTAAGGACGGACCCTTTATTAAAGTAAACTGCAGCGCCATTCCGGAAACCCTGTTGGAGTCGGAGCTTTTTGGCTACGAAGAAGGCTCTTTTACCGGGGCCCAAAAAGGCGGCAAAATAGGTAAGTTTGAACTGGCTAACGGCGGAACCATTTTCCTTGATGAAATCGGGGATATGCCCTTTAATATGCAGGCAAAAATGCTGCGCGTCCTGCAGGAAAGGGAGATTGAAAGGATTGGCGGTCACCACAGCATCCCCATTGATGTGCGGGTTATTGCCGCCACCAACAGGGATTTGCGAGAAGAAATCAAAGCCAACCGTTTCCGCGAAGACCTGTATTACCGCCTGGATGTTCTCAGCATCTCCATACCCCCGCTGCGAGAGATGGCCTCCGACATTCCGGTATTGACACAGAGCCTGATTGAACGGATCTGCAAAAAACATCATGTCCCTCCCAAAAAGGTAAGCGAAGAAGTAATGGGAGTGTTTTGTCGCTACCCCTGGCCCGGCAACGTCCGTGAGCTGGAAAACATGCTGGAGCGGCTGCTGAATCTGGTGGAGGAAGACATCATAAACATTGACCACCTGCCGGCCCACCTTTGGCAGCACATCCAAAGCTCCCGCTACCTAGCCTCCGGACACAGCCTGGACAACATGACCTCGGAAGTGGAGCGGGATGCAATTATTAATGCGCTAAAAGCAACTAAAAACAATCGTTCCAAAGCAGCTAAACTGCTGGGACTCCACCGCTCCACCTTTTATGAAAAACTCAAACGCTATGACCTGCTTTAA
- a CDS encoding LamB/YcsF family protein, with protein MTKVDLNCDMGESYGRYKLGDDAEILDYITSANIACGLHAGDPVVMDTTVALAGKKGVAIGAHPSFPDLQGFGRRPMVMSKDEIRAFLVYQIGALKMFTHLHGYPLQHVKLHGALYNLACCEQELAEVTAQTVAAMDQDLILVALYNSQLYQAGKKYGLRVAGEFFADRNYANDGSLLPRSHPEALISDEDQAAERCLQAVFEEKLAAADGTTITVKADTICLHGDSPQALSFSRKIKNSLQSAGVTISPLWNFL; from the coding sequence GTGACCAAGGTGGATCTGAATTGCGATATGGGGGAAAGTTACGGTAGGTATAAATTAGGTGACGACGCAGAGATTCTTGATTATATCACCTCTGCCAATATTGCCTGCGGACTGCATGCCGGTGACCCGGTGGTTATGGATACAACCGTAGCCCTGGCAGGTAAAAAGGGGGTAGCAATCGGTGCTCACCCTTCTTTTCCAGATTTGCAGGGATTTGGCCGGCGGCCCATGGTAATGAGCAAAGATGAGATAAGGGCTTTTCTGGTGTATCAGATAGGTGCCTTAAAAATGTTTACTCACCTGCACGGATATCCGCTGCAGCACGTTAAACTCCATGGAGCTCTGTACAATTTAGCTTGTTGTGAGCAGGAACTGGCGGAAGTTACTGCTCAAACAGTTGCGGCCATGGACCAAGACCTGATTCTGGTGGCTCTGTATAATTCCCAACTTTATCAGGCCGGAAAAAAATACGGCCTGCGGGTTGCCGGAGAGTTTTTTGCCGACCGTAACTATGCAAATGACGGCTCACTGCTGCCTCGCTCACATCCCGAAGCGTTAATCAGTGATGAAGACCAGGCGGCAGAGCGTTGCCTGCAGGCTGTTTTTGAAGAAAAATTAGCAGCGGCCGACGGGACAACCATTACTGTTAAAGCAGATACCATCTGCCTGCACGGTGATTCTCCGCAGGCATTAAGTTTCTCCCGAAAAATAAAAAACTCCCTGCAAAGTGCAGGCGTTACCATCTCTCCTTTATGGAATTTTTTATAA
- the pxpB gene encoding 5-oxoprolinase subunit PxpB — MAAIKFRPAGDSALAVEFGETIDEQTNQKVRNMYYALQNLKLPGVVETVPTYRSLLVYFDPLQQVPERLAEELLRVEMEMDSVPLPPPVLFHVPVLYGGDVGPDLAFVAEHAGLSEEEVIKIHTAKRYRIYMLGFTPGFCYLGGMAKQLATPRLSVPRTKIPAGSVGIAGEQTGIYPMDSPGGWQLIGRTPLRLFAPLSKTPFLFSAGNYLRFFSVDACEYRRIEELCAQGKYQPQAEVFADGGS, encoded by the coding sequence ATGGCTGCTATTAAGTTCCGGCCGGCCGGAGATTCAGCATTAGCTGTGGAATTCGGTGAAACCATAGATGAACAGACAAACCAGAAAGTGCGAAATATGTACTATGCACTGCAAAACCTTAAGCTTCCCGGAGTGGTTGAAACTGTACCTACATATCGCTCTCTATTGGTTTATTTCGACCCCCTGCAGCAGGTGCCGGAAAGGTTAGCTGAAGAGCTGCTGCGTGTGGAGATGGAAATGGACTCCGTCCCTCTGCCACCGCCGGTTCTGTTTCATGTGCCGGTTCTCTATGGCGGAGACGTTGGCCCGGACCTGGCTTTTGTGGCTGAACATGCGGGCCTTTCAGAAGAAGAAGTTATCAAAATACATACTGCCAAACGCTACCGCATTTATATGTTGGGCTTTACTCCGGGGTTCTGTTATCTGGGCGGAATGGCAAAACAGTTGGCCACGCCAAGGCTTTCTGTGCCCCGCACAAAAATTCCCGCCGGCTCAGTGGGCATTGCCGGAGAGCAGACAGGAATTTACCCCATGGACAGCCCGGGAGGATGGCAGTTAATAGGCAGAACACCGCTTCGGCTGTTTGCTCCGCTGTCTAAAACACCTTTTCTGTTTTCCGCCGGCAATTATCTGCGCTTTTTCAGTGTAGATGCCTGTGAGTATCGCCGCATTGAAGAGTTGTGCGCCCAGGGAAAATATCAGCCACAAGCGGAGGTCTTTGCAGATGGAGGGAGCTGA
- a CDS encoding 5-oxoprolinase subunit C family protein gives MEGAEVLSGGLLSTVQDEGRFGWQAYGLPAAGAMDWYAFQTGNMLLGNAAEVAALEITLAGPTLRFTCNSMVAVTGAPLPVLLNGKEMPLWQSFVVKTGQQLSLGAVSAGCRAYLCVAGGILVPKVLGSRSTYLRGQLGGVDGRELAAGDFLPLEPCTAVGREGLYLLPEAIPAYPKSQSVRVMLGPQDDYFSIDALNALLHSEYKITPESDRMGYRLDGPQLTHKESADIISDGVVPGALQVPGHGTPIIMMADRPTTGGYPKIATVITADLWKVAQLKPGDSIRFQEVDFYQARQALYETRALLQSIFTPNSRLFNVRVNGKKYFVRVRELEDE, from the coding sequence ATGGAGGGAGCTGAAGTTCTTAGCGGCGGACTGTTAAGTACTGTACAGGATGAAGGGCGTTTCGGCTGGCAGGCATACGGCCTGCCAGCCGCAGGGGCCATGGACTGGTATGCTTTTCAAACGGGAAACATGCTTTTGGGCAATGCCGCCGAAGTAGCGGCATTGGAAATTACTCTGGCCGGCCCCACACTTCGCTTTACCTGCAATTCCATGGTGGCAGTTACCGGCGCCCCGCTACCAGTGCTCCTAAACGGTAAAGAAATGCCGCTGTGGCAGAGTTTTGTAGTAAAAACAGGCCAGCAATTAAGCCTGGGAGCTGTAAGCGCCGGTTGCCGTGCCTACCTGTGTGTTGCAGGAGGTATTCTTGTCCCCAAAGTTTTGGGGAGCAGATCCACATATCTGCGTGGGCAGCTGGGCGGCGTTGACGGTAGAGAGCTGGCAGCGGGGGATTTTTTGCCTCTTGAGCCATGCACTGCTGTGGGAAGGGAGGGGCTTTATCTACTGCCGGAAGCCATCCCTGCATATCCGAAGTCACAATCAGTCCGTGTTATGTTAGGCCCTCAGGATGATTATTTTAGCATAGATGCCTTAAATGCCTTGCTGCACAGCGAGTATAAAATTACCCCCGAATCAGATCGCATGGGGTATCGCCTTGATGGGCCGCAGCTGACCCATAAAGAAAGTGCTGATATAATTTCCGATGGTGTAGTGCCGGGAGCTTTGCAGGTTCCAGGCCACGGCACACCTATTATTATGATGGCGGACCGCCCTACCACCGGCGGTTATCCAAAAATCGCCACAGTTATTACAGCAGACCTCTGGAAGGTAGCCCAGCTAAAACCGGGGGATTCCATCAGGTTTCAGGAAGTTGATTTTTACCAGGCAAGGCAAGCTCTTTATGAAACGAGAGCGCTGTTGCAATCTATATTCACACCTAACAGCAGGCTGTTTAACGTACGTGTCAACGGTAAAAAGTACTTCGTCCGAGTCCGGGAATTGGAGGATGAATAG
- a CDS encoding two-component system sensor histidine kinase NtrB, whose product MLASDFLETLQLGGRSEQLLKELKDEKEREKSIFSLIPIGIAVAPNRGCYEVIHNPASAEIFRLTGWQSISFTNPKHPPISTYQNGKLLTPEEMPLQRSAWKGEKVDDMEFMVRWTDGVTKYIQSSSIPLLNSQSQIIGALCTVKDITPQKITKHQLQAQNKNLEHIVSERTKELLDMQTQFSRLSRLDLMGELAGSLGHEIRNPLTTIRGYLQLLLQNKSTTDINTIFEIMIEELDRANEIITEFLSISKSKASEFKDCNLNNIINSLFPLLEARGLMENITIKTELNAIPLLKLDAQLINQLLLNLVHNGLEAMEDGGVLTIRTHRTDDEVVLSVADQGHGVPPEYTDKILNPFFTTKESGTGLGLPVCLTIARKHDAKVKCQSDKNGTTFYVHFKI is encoded by the coding sequence ATGTTGGCCTCTGACTTCTTAGAAACACTACAGCTTGGCGGAAGAAGCGAACAGCTTTTAAAAGAATTAAAAGATGAAAAGGAACGGGAGAAGTCTATCTTTTCTCTGATTCCAATTGGTATTGCCGTTGCTCCCAATCGTGGCTGCTATGAAGTAATTCATAACCCGGCATCGGCGGAAATTTTCCGTCTCACAGGCTGGCAGTCCATATCATTTACCAACCCCAAACACCCTCCCATTAGTACTTATCAAAACGGCAAACTCTTAACACCTGAAGAGATGCCCCTGCAACGGTCTGCCTGGAAAGGTGAAAAAGTAGACGATATGGAATTTATGGTGCGTTGGACAGACGGCGTTACAAAATATATTCAGTCAAGCAGCATCCCCCTGTTAAACAGCCAAAGCCAGATCATCGGAGCGTTATGTACGGTTAAAGATATTACACCACAAAAAATTACCAAGCACCAACTACAAGCCCAAAACAAAAACCTGGAGCACATTGTCAGCGAGCGGACAAAGGAGCTTCTCGACATGCAAACGCAATTTTCCCGTTTAAGTCGCCTGGATTTAATGGGAGAGTTGGCAGGCAGCCTGGGCCACGAAATAAGAAATCCTTTGACCACAATACGTGGTTACCTCCAGCTACTTCTGCAAAATAAATCCACCACAGATATTAATACAATCTTTGAAATAATGATTGAGGAACTAGACAGAGCCAACGAAATTATCACCGAATTTCTTTCCATCTCAAAAAGTAAAGCCAGTGAGTTTAAAGACTGCAACTTAAACAATATTATTAACTCCCTGTTCCCACTACTGGAAGCAAGGGGCCTAATGGAAAACATAACCATTAAAACTGAACTAAATGCCATCCCCCTTTTGAAGCTGGATGCTCAACTTATTAACCAGCTCCTTTTAAACCTGGTGCACAATGGTCTGGAGGCTATGGAGGATGGCGGTGTCTTAACAATCCGCACACACCGCACCGACGATGAAGTAGTCCTATCCGTTGCAGACCAGGGACATGGCGTCCCGCCCGAGTACACCGACAAAATTTTAAATCCTTTTTTCACAACTAAGGAAAGCGGTACCGGTCTTGGATTGCCGGTTTGTCTTACCATCGCCAGAAAACACGATGCAAAAGTAAAATGCCAAAGCGATAAAAACGGGACCACTTTTTACGTTCACTTTAAAATTTAA